The proteins below come from a single Pichia kudriavzevii chromosome 2, complete sequence genomic window:
- a CDS encoding uncharacterized protein (PKUD0B05880; similar to Saccharomyces cerevisiae YLR216C (CPR6); ancestral locus Anc_7.313) — protein sequence MSREEEKQQQQQQQQRTRVYFDVAIGDETIGRIAFELFDDITPKTAANFRALCTGEKGFGYKDTIFHRVIKDFMIQGGDYENFNGTGGSSIYGEKFDDENFQLKHDQPFLLSMANAGPNTNGSQFFITTVKTPHLDGKHVVFGKVIAGKSVVRQVERTETGPSDKPVKDCKVIACGILTEGDPLHLADGSGDTYEDVLADEPSVDINQPETVFKAVEAIKDIGTECFKKGDIKTALKKYKKAQSYMSEYHPDDLTEEDIATYWKLQISCTLNASLMAMKLKNAQDTIKYATEALDCEQLDNKSKAKAYFRRGHGHLLGHNEEDAISDFEEAHKLEPSDSGISRALAEAKESLKKRRAKEKAAYSKFFA from the coding sequence ATGTctagagaagaagaaaagcagcagcaacaacaacaacaacaacgtACAAGAGTCTACTTTGATGTAGCAATTGGAGATGAAACTATTGGGCGTATTGCatttgaattatttgatgatatcaCACCAAAGACGGCAGCTAATTTCAGGGCCTTGTGTACAGGTGAAAAAGGATTTGGATACAAGGACACAATATTTCACCGAGTAATTAAAGACTTTATGATTCAGGGTGGTGATtatgaaaatttcaatggtaCTGGCGGTAGCTCGATTTATGGGGAGAAGTTTGACGATGagaattttcaattgaagCATGATCAACCATTCCTACTGTCTATGGCCAACGCCGGGCCAAATACTAATGGCTCCCAATTTTTTATTACCACTGTAAAGACCCCACATTTAGATGGTAAGCACGTTGTTTTCGGAAAAGTTATTGCAGGGAAATCAGTTGTCAGGCAAGTTGAAAGAACCGAAACTGGTCCTTCTGATAAACCAGTAAAGGATTGCAAAGTTATTGCTTGCGGAATTTTAACCGAGGGTGATCCATTACACTTGGCCGATGGTTCAGGTGATACCTATGAAGATGTCTTGGCGGACGAACCAAGTGTTGACATCAACCAACCTGAAACTGTGTTCAAGGCTGTTGAAGCAATAAAAGACATTGGTACTGAATGCTTCAAGAAGGGAGATATAAAAACagcattgaagaaatacaagaaaGCCCAAAGTTACATGTCTGAGTATCATCCCGATGATTTAACAGAAGAAGACATTGCTACTTATTGGAAGTTACAAATTTCCTGTACATTGAATGCCTCGTTGATGGCAATGAAGCTCAAGAATGCACAGGATACCATTAAATATGCCACCGAGGCTTTGGATTGTGAGCAACTCGATAACAAATCTAAAGCTAAGGCATACTTTAGAAGGGGTCACGGGCATTTACTGGGTCACAACGAGGAGGATGCTATTTCAGACTTTGAGGAAGCACACAAACTCGAACCATCTGACAGCGGTATTTCCAGGGCACTCGCCGAAGCCAAGGAATCTCtcaaaaagagaagagCAAAGGAGAAGGCCGCATACAGCAAATTTTTTGCCTGA